From the genome of Anopheles merus strain MAF chromosome X, AmerM5.1, whole genome shotgun sequence, one region includes:
- the LOC121597883 gene encoding origin recognition complex subunit 2 translates to MSRRKSAHVPLKLDEEEDRRLAQLLGSDSGSDSSLDESSARQPSSTDNDGAKGRRKPAQSGGGSLRRSSRILSPNTRYAKDYVTGGGRRRGYQELTDSDTSGRDDGADSGGDGRMAGAADDDEEFELLNNKVAATTLFEARTDVAGDGIYGFRTPKKRGSMSALAAQASSAQQQRTPRAGPVPDRAPRTPRTPRTPRTAGKVPKTPMHLRQHAKKELSKALQASLMSDFSASESDYEPSEEEEESATDEEEEGDQSSEGSCSADIESEYSTASSAGRNRRKSHAAATNGTKAAGAPSTAAPKLAIPVPASLPARGPGRPSRAAASKHSAPPDLQYIVQSDDYFSTFAAGGKSVTSDHTLDRLQTPRLPQDVLLRLLEDTSGTNRAHAAAVQELLDEHGRQFARWLFLLDQGYSVLLYGLGSKRTLLQSFHHRALADRPVLVVNGFFPSLTVKDVLDAVANDLLELQLPTALHHETIDEIERELACQPDLHVFLLVHNLDGVAMRADRMQATLARLASLPNLHLVASIDHINAPLLWDASKLAQYNFCWWDTTTLLPYGVETAFENSLLVQNAGALALSSMGSVYASLTSNARGIFMAIVRHQLEQGGPAHPHYPGMPLKDLYWACREAFLVSSDIALRAQLTEFTDHKLLRIKRSLDGSENLHIPIEHGLLKRFVEETAKKV, encoded by the exons ATGAGCCGCCGCAAATCGGCGCACGTGCCGCTCAAgctggacgaggaggaggaccgCCGGCTGGCCCAGCTGCTCGGCAGCGACAGCGGGTCGGACTCGTCGTTGGACGAATCGAGCGCCCGGCAACCCTCCAGCACGGACAACGACGGGGCGAAGGGGAGGCGCAAGCCGGCACAAAGCGGCGGTGGCAGCTTGCGGCGCTCCTCCCGCATCCTGTCCCCCAACACCCGGTACGCGAAGGATTACGTGACCGGCGGTGGGAGACGGCGCGGCTACCAGGAGCTGACCGACAGCGATACGAGCGGGCGCGACGACGGCGCAGACAGTGGTGGCGACGGGCGGATGGCCGGTGCGGCGGACGACGATGAGGAGTTCGAGCTGCTGAACAACAAGGTGGCCGCCACGACGCTGTTCGAGGCGCGGACCGACGTGGCGGGCGACGGCATTTACGGCTTCCGGACGCCGAAGAAGCGCGGCTCGATGAGTGCGCTGGCCGCCCAGGCGAGCAGtgcccagcagcagcggacGCCACGCGCCGGCCCCGTGCCGGACCGGGCACCGCGGACGCCACGGACGCCACGGACGCCGCGCACCGCCGGCAAGGTGCCGAAGACGCCGATGCATCTGCGCCAGCACGCCAAGAAAg AACTGTCGAAAGCCTTGCAAGCGTCGCTGATGTCCGACTTTTCCGCGAGCGAGAGCGATTACGAACCGtccgaagaggaggaggagagcgCCACAgacgaagaggaggagggCGACCAGTCAAGCGAAGGCAGCTGCTCGGCGGACATCGAAAGCGAGTACAGCACCGCCAGCAGCGCCGGTCGCAACCGGCGCAAATCGCACGCCGCCGCCACAAACGGCACGAAGGCGGCGGGTGCTCCGTCAACCGCCGCCCCGAAGCTAGCGATCCCCGTCCCCGCCAGCCTGCCCGCACGGGGACCGGGCCGGCCGAGCCGCGCAGCCGCCTCGAAGCACAGCGCCCCGCCCGACCTGCAGTACATCGTGCAGAGCGACGACTACTTCTCGACGTTCGCGGCCGGCGGCAAATCGGTCACGTCCGACCACACGCTCGACCGGCTGCAAACGCCGCGGCTGCCGCAGGacgtgctgctgcggctgctggaGGACACGAGCGGCACGAACCGGGCGCACGCGGCCGCCGTGCAGGAGCTGCTGGACGAGCACGGCCGCCAGTTCGCCCGCTGGCTGTTCCTGCTCGACCAGGGCTACAGCGTGCTGCTGTACGGGCTCGGCTCGAAGCGCACGCTGCTGCAAAGCTTTCACCATCGCGCGCTTGCCGACCGGCCGGTGCTGGTCGTGAACGGGTTCTTCCCCTCGCTCACCGTGAAGGACGTGCTGGACGCGGTCGCGAACGATCTGCTCGAGCTGCAGCTGCCGACCGCCCTGCACCACGAAACGATCGACGAGATCGAGCGCGAGCTGGCCTGCCAGCCCGACCTGCACGTCTTCCTGCTCGTGCACAACCTGGACGGGGTGGCGATGCGGGCCGACCGCATGCAGGCGACGCTGGCCCGGCTCGCCAGCCTGCCGAACCTGCACCTGGTCGCGTCGATCGACCACATCAACGCGCCGCTGCTGTGGGACGCCTCCAAGCTGGCGCAGTACAACTTCTGCTGGTGGGACACGACCACGCTGCTGCCGTACGGCGTCGAGACGGCGTTCGAGAACTCGCTGCTGGTGCAGAACGCGGGCGCACTGGCCCTCTCCTCGATGGGCAGCGTGTACGCGTCGCTCACGTCGAACGCGCGCGGCATCTTTATGGCGATCGTGCGCCACCAGCTGGAGCAGGGCGGGCCGGCCCATCCGCACTACCCGGGCATGCCGCTGAAGGACCTGTACTGGGCGTGCCGGGAAGCGTTCCTGGTCAGCAGCGACATTGCGCTGCGCGCCCAGCTGACCGAGTTTACCGACCACAAGCTGCTGCGGATCAAGCGCTCCCTCGACGGGTCGGAAAATCTGCACATCCCGATCGAGCACGGCCTGCTGAAGCGGTTCGTGGAAGAGACGGCCAAGAAGGTGTAG